The following is a genomic window from Streptomyces lincolnensis.
TACTACTCGCACTCCGACTGGAACCACCCGGACTACGCGAGCACCCGGCACCCCTCGCTCGACGACGACAACCCCTACTCCGCCGCGGCCCCCGGCACCGAGGACCCCGAGGCCTGGGCCCGCTACCTCGACTACCGCGACGGCCAGGTGCGCGAGCTGGTGGAGCGGTTCCGGCCGGACCTGCTGTGGTTCGACGGGGAGTGGGAGCGTACGGAGGAGCAGTGGCGGATGGGGAGGCTGGCGGAGCTGATCCTGTCCGGCAACCCCGGCACGGTGCTCAACGCCCGCATGCTCAGCCACGGCGACTACGCAACCCCCGAGCAGGGTGTGCCGCTGCAAGCACCCGACGGGCCCTGGGAGTTGTGTCTGACGGTCAACGACTCGTGGGGTTTCCAGCACGACGACCACAACCACAAGTCGGTGCGCCAGCTGGTGCGTTACTTCACCGAGACGATCGGCATGGGCGGCAATCTGCTGCTGGACGTCGGCCCTCGGGAGGACGGCACCGTTCCCGAGGCGCAGGCGGAACGCCTGGAGGGGCTGGGCGAGTGGATCGCACGGCACTCGCAGGCCGTGTACGGCACGGTCGCCGGGCTGCCGGCCGGGCACCACTACGGCCCGAGCACCGTCTCGGCCGACCGCCGCACGCTGTACCTGATGTGCTTCGACCCGCCGCGCGAGACCCTGTCCGTCCGCGGCCTGCGCAACCGGATCCGCCGGGTCACCGTCCTGGGCACGGGAACCGAGGTCGGGCATCGGGTGACGGGCGGACTGCACGACGTGCCGGGCGTGACCTGGATCGAGGCGCCCGGGCCGAAGGACGTCGACGAGTACGCCACCGTCCTGGCGGTGGAGCTCGACGGGGAGCTGGATCTGTACCGGGGTACGGGAAGGGACTGAGGACCGGCGCCGGGTTCAGCCGCGGGTCAGGGCCTCGACCGTCACCACCCGGATCAGCGGCCGGTACAGGTCCATCACCTCCAGCGCCTTGGCGTGCGAGGGGTCGTCCGCGCCCGCGCACGCGTCGGAGGCCACCAGGACCTCCACTCCCGCGTCGGCCGCGGCCAGGGCGGTGGACAGGACACAGCAGTCGGTGCTCACTCCGGCCAGGACGAGACGGCCCCCGGGACCGACGCGGTCGGCGAGTTCCGGGCCCCACTTGCCGAAGGTCGGCGCGTCCAGCACATGGCCGTCCCGGGCGGCGAACTCGCCGGTGAGCCGCCACAGTTCGGCGTCCGGCGGCTGGAGCGCGAAGGGCCACTGCCGGTAGTAGGCCCGCCAGGCACCGGCCGGTTCGGCCGGGGCCACGAAGCGGGTGAACGTGACCCGGTCGCCGAACGCCGGGAGCAGTCGTCGTACGCCGTGGGCGGCCTCGGCGAAACGCGGGGTGGCC
Proteins encoded in this region:
- a CDS encoding alpha-L-fucosidase, whose product is MPMQPWFRDAKLGVFVHYGVYAVDGVPESWSFYLGQVPHDRYMRQLDGFTASQYDPRAWADLFARAGARYAVLTARHHDGVALWDTAHGDLDVVRHTPAGRDLISGYTDALRERGLKVGLYYSHSDWNHPDYASTRHPSLDDDNPYSAAAPGTEDPEAWARYLDYRDGQVRELVERFRPDLLWFDGEWERTEEQWRMGRLAELILSGNPGTVLNARMLSHGDYATPEQGVPLQAPDGPWELCLTVNDSWGFQHDDHNHKSVRQLVRYFTETIGMGGNLLLDVGPREDGTVPEAQAERLEGLGEWIARHSQAVYGTVAGLPAGHHYGPSTVSADRRTLYLMCFDPPRETLSVRGLRNRIRRVTVLGTGTEVGHRVTGGLHDVPGVTWIEAPGPKDVDEYATVLAVELDGELDLYRGTGRD
- a CDS encoding cysteine hydrolase family protein, which encodes MSTGLLAVIDMQRVFADPDSPWATPRFAEAAHGVRRLLPAFGDRVTFTRFVAPAEPAGAWRAYYRQWPFALQPPDAELWRLTGEFAARDGHVLDAPTFGKWGPELADRVGPGGRLVLAGVSTDCCVLSTALAAADAGVEVLVASDACAGADDPSHAKALEVMDLYRPLIRVVTVEALTRG